The nucleotide window ATGGTCAGGGCCTGCCCGTAGTAGGCGACCGCTCGCGGGCGGTCGCCCAACCCGTCGTAGGCATGGCCGATGTTGTTCAACGCGGAGGCCTCACCACCCCGGTCACCGACCTCACGCACGATCGGCAGGGCCTGCCCGTAGTAGTCCAGGGCCCGCCGCCGATCACCCAAACCGTCGTACACGTGGCCGATGTTGTTCAACGCGGTGGCCTCACCACCCCGGTCACCGGCCTCCTGCATGATCGGCAGGGCCTGCCCGAAGTAGTCCAGCGCCCGCTGCCGATCACCCAAACCGTCGTACACGTGGCCGATGTTGTTCAACGTGGAGGCCTCACCACCCCGGTCACCGACCTCCCGCCTGATCGGCAGGGCCTGCTCGTAATAGTTCAGCGCCCGCTGCCGATCACCCAACCCGTGATAGACGTTGCCGATGTTGCTCAACGTGGCGGCCTCATTTCCGCGCTCCTGGGCGGCCCGGAACAGGCCCAGCGCGCGGTCATAGGCGGCCAGTGCCTCCGCCGGGACACCGGTGACGCGTTTCGCCCACCCCAGGTGATAGAACGCGGCGCCGTCCTCCCCCAGGGTCAGGGTCTGCTCGGAAAGCCGGATCACGTCGGCGAACCGCGACCGGGTCAGCCACACACGGCCGACCCGCTCTCCCACGTGACGCGCGATCCCGGCTTCGTGGCCCGCCACCGCCAGGCGGTGCACCTCCACGAGCCGGGCCGTCGACGTCATGGCTCCGGCTCAGCGTCCACGGCCGGCTCGGCCGTGACCCAGATCTGGTAGAGCGATCGAGCCGCGGCGGCGCAGGCCTCGCGGTATTCGTCGTCGGTGATGAGCGGCCTGATCAGGGGCCGCAGGACGTTGGAGACGAAGTAGCGCGGCTCGTTGGTCTCGGGGTCGGTGCCCTCCTCGAGCAGGCCGAGCTGGACGGCCCTCCTGACGTGGGTCTCCGCCTCCGGATGATCCTGGATGGCGAAGACGGTCGCGGAAGGGATCGGCAGCTCGACGACGTTGAGCCGGGCCAGCATCTTCTGGAGCTCCATCGGCTGGGTGCCGAGCAGCTTCTGCGCGAAGATGTTCTCCCGGCGGAACCTGTCGGCCTCGTTCTCGATGGCGGCGATCAGGCCGTCGACGTCCAGGGTGGTGTCGGGGATGATCCGGTCGAGCCAGTCCAGTAGCCGGGGGTTGCCGCTGGCGGCCGCGACCGCCCGTTCCTTGACGGCGGTGGGGATGACGGACTGTGGGCGCAGGTTCGGCAGGTTCGCGACCTTCTTGACCTGCTCGACGTCGGTGAACGTCTCGAGCGCCTCGACGCGCAGGGTCACCCCGGGTGGCGCCGGGAACTGGTAGCGGCTGGTGATGATGACCCGGCTCGGGCTGTTGGTCTCGTCGATGGCCTTGAGCAGGGCCGGGAGGATCTGCGCCATCTCGGGCGAGAGCACGTAGCCGCCGTCGCGCTCCTCGAGGTTGCCCTGCTCGAAGTCGTCGAAGACCAGCAGGCACGGCAGCTGTCCGAGCGGTCCGTCGAACAGGTAGGTGAGCCGCACGGACAGGTCGACCTCGTCCTTGGCGAGCACCGCGGCCGCCTCGATCTGCTGGTCGAGGCTCTGGAACCGTACCTTCGAGGTCAGTTCCCGGAACTTCGTGAGATCGACCCGGCCGAACCAGACCGCCCGCTGGTGTGTCGGCATGCGCTCCAGCAGCCGCGAGGCGAGGGTGCTCTTGCCCAGACCGCCCATGCCCTGAAGCACGAGGGCCTGCGCGGCGCCCGGCGTGCCGAGGGGCTGCTTGAGCGTACGCAGGCAGCGCTGGATCACCCGCCGGCGCCCGACGAAGTTGGTGCGCGAGGCGACCCGGGAGATCTGCGTCTGCGGGTCGAGGAACTCGTCGGCCGCGTGGCGGACCCTGATCCGCCCGCGCCCGGAGGTGTTCAGCGGCGTCACCATCGGCGTCAGCGGCGACTTGTCGGCGTAGACGCGCAGCAGATGCCAGCTGCGGCTCTGCTCGCCGTAGAGCTGCTGGCGGGCCCGCACCACGGACAGGTCCAGCGGCTGCCCGGCGGCGAGCGCCCGGTAGAGGTAGGTCGCGAACATGGTGGCCGAGACGTCGCCGACCGGCAGAGCCCAGCCCAGCACGACCGGGGCACCCGAGTTGACCAGGCTCTCGCTCATCGAGGGGATGGTTCCGCCGCCGGCGGCGCTGCCCGTGAGGCATCCCGAGACGAACACCACCCGCGGCCACTGGCCGACCATCGCGCGGGCGATCTCGTCGGCCGACGCCAGGACCGGACCGCCGAGCTCGTTCTCGACCAGGAACTTGGGCTGACCCTCGTGGATCGTGGCGTGGCCGCTCAGGTGAAGGACGTCGAAGTAGCCCGCGCCGTACGACTCCGCGGTGAACCGGAGCCCCTCCAGGGTCCCGCTCTCCTCGACCACGAGATCCGTGCCGGTGTCGGCGGTCGCGGTCAGGATCCCGGACTCCTCGGCCTCATAGCTCAGGACCGGCTCGACCCCCTCGGGCGACGCGGCCATGAACAGCACTCGCAGCGGCCGGTTGTGCGCCTTGACCTCATCGGCGACGGCCGCGATCGCGCTGCACGCCCGGATCGGCAGCAGCGGGGTCCGTTCGTTGACGGCGAGGTGGACGTCGTCCTTGACGACCAGTTCCCACGGCAGGTGCCGCAGCCGCGCCTCCGCGGAGATCCGCAGGACCACACCCCGCGGGTCGCCGGAGACCTCGCTCAGCCACCGCTCGTCGCCGTCGAGGAAGTGATAGAGCCGCTTGCCGAGCTCACGCAGCTGCGCCGCGCCGAAGACGCGCTGCGCCAGGGAATCCTCGGCATAGATGCGACCGACGACCTCGATGAGGTCGTCGATCGCCTTTCGGTCCAGGCCACGGGTCCGCAGCGCGTCACCGTGCGAAAGCCGGATCTCGGAGTAGTCGGAGGTCTGCTCGAAGATCTCCATCTCGAACTGTTCCATCGTCGTAGGCCCTCACCGCCCGGCTTTCGCTCGACGTTGAAGTTCGATCTCCAACTGCCCCTGATCCACTCCGGAAAGATCAACAACGGTACCGTCGTCGAGAATGATCCTGACCTGGGTGCCCTGCGATTTACGCTCGCTCCACCAGTCCCAGATCGTCTTTGCCGCATCGACGCCGCTGAACACCAGGCCGATCGCCGCGATCACCAATTCCAGGGACCGGTGTACCTCGACCGGGGAGACACTCTCACCGGGTTTCACCACCCGGCCCAAGGCCACTTGCAACTCCCCGGCCTGCCGTTCAGCATCGGGTCCGGACACCTCAATCGAGGCAGTCGCCATGTCGCATCCCTCGCTCCGCGTAAACGCGCCACAATGAGAGCCACGACTGTATCCCGCACCGCGCAATCACCACTCCTGGCTGTCCCGTCCGGCAAGAGTGGACGAACGTCGGAATCAGGCGGCGTTACGGGCGGCGGAGCGCCCGAGTTCAAAAAGGATCTCCCGGGTGATGGCCGGATTCTGCTCGGTAATCGTGATCTTCGCGGCGCCGACGCGGATGGCCAGCGAGGCGGGGTCGTCGTTCTTTATCGACGCCTCGTCGCCGATGCCCGGCACCGGCTCGTCGACGTACCACTTGAACGCCTCCTCGGCCTTCTCCGCCGTGGCGTAGCCCTCCACGCCGATGGTGAGTCCGCCGTAGTGGCTGTCCGTGGGCTTCTCGACGATCCAGATGCACCGGTCCGGCGTGTCCGTGCGGATCGACACCGCAAGGCCGGTCAGCTTCTTGATCTCCGCGATCGTGAGCAGGTCGCAGGAGTCGGGCGCGGCCGCCTTCGCCGCGGTGTCCGCGGCCGGCGTGGTCGCCTCCACCGTCTCGTCCGGGGACGGCACGCTCACCGGTGCGTCACCCTGTGCCGCCGGCTCCGGCCCGTCACCGGCATCGCCGCACCCGGCCAGGACGGCCGTCAAGGCCAGCAGGGTCGCCAGCGGGGCGCTGAAGGTGTGGAACTTGCCGGACTTCACAGTCGTCTCCGATCGGTGCACGGGTCGCGCTGGCAGGCAAAGCTAGTGCCGGGCGACCCACGACCGGAATAGGGCGAATGACATATTCCCTGCCGTGGTCGCCGGCCCGCGGCCACGGGCCGGCGTACACACGCGATCAGGCGGCGCTGAGCGGCGAACCCGTCTCGAGCAGCGACTTGAGGTCGCTGAGCACCCAGGCCCAGCCGCCGCCACCGGCCTCGTCCAGCGGCGAACCGGCCACCATGGTCGCCGTCGCCGGGGCGTCGACGAGCTCGTGGGTGATGGTGAGCCGGCAGACGCCGGGCTGCGACTTCAGTTCCTCGATGAGGTAGGTCAGCTTGGTGAAGGGCTCGGCCGCCGTCGTCGGGTCCATGAGCATCCGCCAGGTCTGCACCAGCAGCCGCGGCGGGTCGCTCTCCAGCACCTCGCCGTCGACGATGGTGTCCGGGATCGGGAAGCCGTTCTGCCGGCCGAACTCGCGCATCTCCTCCGTGGCCTCGGACCGGTAGGCGCCACCGGGCTTGAGCTCGTAGTAGGCCGGGGCGGCGTAGCCGTACTTCTGCGTCCATTCGGGTTCGGTGATCGCGGCCCAGATCTTCTCCGGCGCCGTCTTGATCCACACGCGGTACACCTGGGTGGTGGTATCGGTCATGACTCGTCCTCCAGCGATTTCTTGAGGTCAACCAGCGCCGTCACATGACGCTCCGTGTACTTGTCGATCCAGCGGTCGTGGATCAGCCGGATCGGCACGGGATTGAGGAAGTGCAACTTCTCCCGGCCCTCCCGGCGCACCACCACGAGCCCGGCCTCCTCCAGCACCTTGAGGTGCTTGGACACGCCGAAGCGCGTCATCTCCACCTCGGACTCGAGCTCGGTGAGGGTGCGACCCTCGCGGGCGAAGAGCAGGTCGAGCAGGAAGCGACGGGTCGGGTCGGCGAGGGCCTTGAACACCCGGTCGTCGTCCGCCATGACTCAAAGTTATGTGACCAGAAGGTCACATGTCAAGCTCGGGTCAGCGACGCCGGACCAGGCGGCGCAGCTGGATGATCCGGACCGAGGCGACGGCCATCGCGACGAACGCGCCGCAGACGCCCGCGATCAGCATCGCCAGCGCCAGTGAGATCTGGCCGTCCAGCCAGAGGAAGCTGAGCCGCACGTTCCCGGTGTTCTGCGCGACGAAGATGATCAGAAGGATGAGCGCGATGGCGCCGGCCCACACCCCGAACCAGACCGCGCTCGTGCGCGTCCGCGGCACCGAGGAGTCCGGCCGCCGCGGCGGGGGCGCCTCACCGGCGCCCTCCAGGCCCGCGAGCGTTCCTGCCAGCTCCGCCGGCAGCGGCGGTGGCGGCGGTGGCGCGCCGGCGTCCGGGGCGGCTGCGGGACGGTCCTCGGGTGGGTACGCCATGACTTACAGTCTTGCCCAAGACTGCGTTCCGTTAACCCTGTTCACCGGCGTTGCCGCCGGCGAATCGCCGGGCCGGGCCTACCGGAACAGGTCGACGACCCAGTTGAAGGCGGTCATCACCCATTGCGTCTGGCGCAGGTGGGCGATGCCCACGCCGACCAGGAACAACCCCGCCATCATGTGGGAGCCGCGCGCCGTGTGGCGGACCCGGCCGAACTGGCGCTCCAGGACCACCCTGCCCACCAGTCGGGACAGAGCGAACAGGCCAGCGGCGACCAGCACCGACACGATGAACACCACGATCGGCGTGGTCAGGTCGCCGTCGGAGGAGAGCGCCCAGATGCCCCAGCAGACGAACGCGAAGAGCAGGCCCGCGAAGCTCCACTCGCCGCCGCGGCGCAGCTGACGGACGTGCCAGCCGAGCGGATGGCGTTCCTGCGGCGCCTCGGCGCCGGGCCAGCCGGTGCCGGTCGGTTCGTGTTCCGCGGCGAACTGCTGGGTGCGCGGGCGCGGGTTCACCGAGGCGCGGCCGCTGGAGAACGGCGACGGCGGCGCGGCCTGCGCCGGCGGCGCGGACGGGGATTGCGGCACGGTACGCGCGGTCGGCTGCTCGGCCCAGGGGTCCTGCGGCGGCATGTTGAGCGTCCGCTCGGGCCACTGCGGTTGCTCTGACATCGTTCCCCTCCCCCGGTACGGCCGGACGCCGCCCTGCATCGAGAGTAACGAGCGAACAAATATCGGTCGCAAGCGCGCGCGGGTTCCGTTACACAAACACCATGGATGACTTCGCGATCCGGATCAGGACGGGCGACGCCGACGACTGGGCCGAGGTCTCCGACCTGCTCGGCCACGTCTTCCACGAGACCATCGATCAGCAGGCCCGCGACGCCGAGGCCTCGGTCGTCGAGGCCGAGCGCACGCTGGTCGCCGACGACGCCGGTGCGGTCGTCGGCCACGCGGCGGCGTACAGCAGGGAACTGACCGTGCCGGGGGCGATCGTGCCGGCCGCGCACGTGTCACTCGTCGGTGTGGCGCCGACCCACCGGCGGCGCGGGCTGCTCACCCGGTTGATGCACCGCCAGCTGGGTGACATCGCGGCCGCGGGCCGCGAGCCGATCGCCGTCCTCTGGGCGAGCGAATCCAAGATCTATCCCCGGTTCGGCTACGGCCCGGCGGCGCAGCGTCTCCGCCTGGAGATCCCCACCCGGGAGGTACGCCCACCCGCGGCGCTCGTGCCCGGCTCCGGTTCCCGGCTGCGCATGGTCGCGCCGGCGGACGCGATCGCCGAGTTCGCGAAGATCTACGAGCAGCTACGGCCCGAGCGCACCGGCTGGTCCAGCCGCGACGACCGGTGGTGGCGCTACGTGCTTGCCGACATCGAGTCGCAGCGCGACGGCTCCACCGCCCTGCACGGCGTGGTGCACGACACACCCCAGGGCCCCACCGGGTACGCGCTGTGGCGCACGAAGTCCCGCTGGGACCGCCTCGGCCCGGACTGCGAGGTGCAGATCCGCGAGGTCGTCGCCGCCGACCCGGCCACCTACGCGGCCCTGTGGAACTTCCTGCTCAAGACCGATCTGGCCCGCTCGGCGACGATGCACTTCGCGGCGGTCGACGAGCCGCTCCAGTACCTGGTCGACGAGCCCCGCCGGCTCGGCAGCACCCTGGTCGACGGCCTCTGGATCCGCGTCGTCGACCTGCCGAAGGCGCTCGCCGCCCGCGCGTACGCCGCACCGGTCGACGTGGTCCTCGACGTCACCGACCCGCTGCTGACGGCGAACACCGGCCGCTGGCGGCTGCGGGCGGACCCCGACGGCGTCGCCACCTGTACCCCCACCGACGACACCGCCGACCTGGCCTGCACGATCCTGGAGCTGGGCTCGGCCTACCTGGGCGCGACGTCGCTGGCGGCGCTCGGCGCCGCCGGAACGGTCCGCGAACTGACGCCGGGAGCCCTGCGCCGGGCCACGACCGCGTTCAGTTGGCATCGGCTACCGAATCCCACTGAGGTGTTCTAAGTGGGCCAGGCGGCGGTAGGTTCGTCCGCATGGGCGAAGAACCCGAGCGTCGGCGCCGCCGCCTGCGTCCCCCCTCATCGGCCACGGCCGCGCCCACCGCGCCGCCCGGTCCGGCCACCGTCGCGCCCACGCCGGCCGTGACCGGCGAGACCGTCGAGGCGACCGCGCCGGTGCTGGACCCCGTCGCCGAGAGCCCGAGACCCGCGGCACGGCCGCCCCGGGCCGCCGGCAACGCCTTCGCGGGACGGCCGCGCCCCGCGCCCGGCTCCCGGCCGACCTCCGGCGCGGGCGCCGGCGGCGACGACCAGTCCGAGCGGGGGCTGCGCGGCCTCGTCGGATCGGGCTCGTCCCAGGTCAGCGTCGGCGCGGCGCTGCGCGCCCGCGACGCGGCCCGGCCGACGCCGGAGCAGCTCGCCGAGGCCGACGCCGGCCTGCCGATCGTGCGGCGCAACTGGATGCCCCGCGAAGACCTGCCGCGGAACCGGTAGGCGTCAGCTCTCCGGCAGCGGCGGGAGCTCGCGGGTGCGCTCGTACTCGGCGAGCTGGGCGATGCGGCGGGCGTGCCGCTCGCTGCCCGAGAACGGCGTGGTCAGGAACGCCTCGGCCATCGCGGTGGCCTCGTCCAGCGTGTGCTGGCGGCCGCCGATGGCGAGCACGTTCGAGTCGTTGTGCTGGCGGGCGAGCTGGGCGATCTCGACGTTCCAGGCCAGCGCCGAGCGGACCCCGGCGATCTTGTTGGCGGCGATCTGCTCGCCGTTGCCGGAGCCGCCGATGACGATGCCGAGGCTGCCCTCGTCGGCGACCACCCGGGCGCCGGTGTTCAGGCAGAACGCCGGGTAGTCGTCCTCGGGGTCGTACGCCTGCGGACCCACGTCGACGACGTCGTAATCCTGCTTGCTGAGGTGGTTGACCAGGTGGTTCTTCAGCTCGAAGCCGGCGTGGTCGGAACCCAGGTAGACGCGCATGACCCGCAGTCTTTCAAACCCGGATCAGAACGTCAGCGCGGCCCGCAGGCTCGCGGCGATATGGTCCGCGGCGGCCCGCGCTGCGTCGAAGAGCACCAGCTTGCGGGCGAAGCCGTGGTTGACGCCCGCGTAACGGACGTGGACCACGGGGACGCCGGCGGCCAGCAGCGCGTCCGCGTAGTCGGCGCCCTCGTCGCGCAGCACGTCGTACTCGGCGGTGATCAGCAGCGTCGGCGGCATCCCGGTCAGGTCCGCGACCGCCAGCGGCGCCACGTCGGGGCTGAAACGCAGCGCCGGGTCCGGCACGAAGGACTCCCAGGCCAGCCGCATCGACTCGCGGTCGAGGCCGTGGCCGCCGACCTCGTCGTAGGACTCCGACGCCGTCATCGGGTCGATGGCCGGGTAGATCAGCACCTGGTAGTCGAGCGGGGTGGCGGCGTCGCGCTGGCGCCGGGCGGCGACGGTGGCGAGCTGCCCGCCCGCGCTGTCGCCGCCGATCGCCAGCCGGGACGGGTCGACGCCGAGGCCGGCGCCCTCCTTGCGGATCCAGGCGAGCGCGGTCTCGACGTCGTCGAGGGCGGCCGGGAAGACGTGCTCCGGCGCGAGCCGGTAGCCGACCGACAGCACCGCGCAGCCCGAGCGGTCCGCGATGCGCCGGCAGAGCCGGTCGAACGTCTCGATGCTGCCGTAGCACCAGCCGCCGCCGTGCACGTAGACGAAGACGGGTGCGTCGACGCCGGTCGCGTAGAGCCGGCAGGGCACGCCGTCGGCGTCCACGTCGACGACCACGGGCAGCGGGATCGCCGGGCCGCACTCGGCCTCGTTGGACTCCTCCATCGCCGCGCGCGCGAAGAGGAGCTGCGCGTAGGGGTCGGCCGCGAGGACGTCGGCGCTGGGGCGGCGGCGGATCGCCAGCGACACCTCGACCTGTGGGTGCAGCATCAGGAGAGCTGGGCCAGGACGAGGCCGCCGCGGGCCTTCGGCGTGAACCAGGTGCTCTTGCGGGGCAGCTTCTGCCGGGCGAGGTTCACCGCCACGAAGTCGTCGACGGTGACCGGGGCGATCAGGACGGCCAGCTCGGCGCGGCCGGCGTCGACCTCGCCGCGCAGCCACTGCGCCGGGTAG belongs to Amorphoplanes digitatis and includes:
- a CDS encoding CHAT domain-containing protein produces the protein MEQFEMEIFEQTSDYSEIRLSHGDALRTRGLDRKAIDDLIEVVGRIYAEDSLAQRVFGAAQLRELGKRLYHFLDGDERWLSEVSGDPRGVVLRISAEARLRHLPWELVVKDDVHLAVNERTPLLPIRACSAIAAVADEVKAHNRPLRVLFMAASPEGVEPVLSYEAEESGILTATADTGTDLVVEESGTLEGLRFTAESYGAGYFDVLHLSGHATIHEGQPKFLVENELGGPVLASADEIARAMVGQWPRVVFVSGCLTGSAAGGGTIPSMSESLVNSGAPVVLGWALPVGDVSATMFATYLYRALAAGQPLDLSVVRARQQLYGEQSRSWHLLRVYADKSPLTPMVTPLNTSGRGRIRVRHAADEFLDPQTQISRVASRTNFVGRRRVIQRCLRTLKQPLGTPGAAQALVLQGMGGLGKSTLASRLLERMPTHQRAVWFGRVDLTKFRELTSKVRFQSLDQQIEAAAVLAKDEVDLSVRLTYLFDGPLGQLPCLLVFDDFEQGNLEERDGGYVLSPEMAQILPALLKAIDETNSPSRVIITSRYQFPAPPGVTLRVEALETFTDVEQVKKVANLPNLRPQSVIPTAVKERAVAAASGNPRLLDWLDRIIPDTTLDVDGLIAAIENEADRFRRENIFAQKLLGTQPMELQKMLARLNVVELPIPSATVFAIQDHPEAETHVRRAVQLGLLEEGTDPETNEPRYFVSNVLRPLIRPLITDDEYREACAAAARSLYQIWVTAEPAVDAEPEP
- a CDS encoding GNAT family N-acetyltransferase; this translates as MDDFAIRIRTGDADDWAEVSDLLGHVFHETIDQQARDAEASVVEAERTLVADDAGAVVGHAAAYSRELTVPGAIVPAAHVSLVGVAPTHRRRGLLTRLMHRQLGDIAAAGREPIAVLWASESKIYPRFGYGPAAQRLRLEIPTREVRPPAALVPGSGSRLRMVAPADAIAEFAKIYEQLRPERTGWSSRDDRWWRYVLADIESQRDGSTALHGVVHDTPQGPTGYALWRTKSRWDRLGPDCEVQIREVVAADPATYAALWNFLLKTDLARSATMHFAAVDEPLQYLVDEPRRLGSTLVDGLWIRVVDLPKALAARAYAAPVDVVLDVTDPLLTANTGRWRLRADPDGVATCTPTDDTADLACTILELGSAYLGATSLAALGAAGTVRELTPGALRRATTAFSWHRLPNPTEVF
- a CDS encoding ribose-5-phosphate isomerase; this translates as MRVYLGSDHAGFELKNHLVNHLSKQDYDVVDVGPQAYDPEDDYPAFCLNTGARVVADEGSLGIVIGGSGNGEQIAANKIAGVRSALAWNVEIAQLARQHNDSNVLAIGGRQHTLDEATAMAEAFLTTPFSGSERHARRIAQLAEYERTRELPPLPES
- a CDS encoding alpha/beta hydrolase produces the protein MLHPQVEVSLAIRRRPSADVLAADPYAQLLFARAAMEESNEAECGPAIPLPVVVDVDADGVPCRLYATGVDAPVFVYVHGGGWCYGSIETFDRLCRRIADRSGCAVLSVGYRLAPEHVFPAALDDVETALAWIRKEGAGLGVDPSRLAIGGDSAGGQLATVAARRQRDAATPLDYQVLIYPAIDPMTASESYDEVGGHGLDRESMRLAWESFVPDPALRFSPDVAPLAVADLTGMPPTLLITAEYDVLRDEGADYADALLAAGVPVVHVRYAGVNHGFARKLVLFDAARAAADHIAASLRAALTF
- a CDS encoding ArsR/SmtB family transcription factor, which gives rise to MADDDRVFKALADPTRRFLLDLLFAREGRTLTELESEVEMTRFGVSKHLKVLEEAGLVVVRREGREKLHFLNPVPIRLIHDRWIDKYTERHVTALVDLKKSLEDES
- a CDS encoding tetratricopeptide repeat protein, with the protein product MTSTARLVEVHRLAVAGHEAGIARHVGERVGRVWLTRSRFADVIRLSEQTLTLGEDGAAFYHLGWAKRVTGVPAEALAAYDRALGLFRAAQERGNEAATLSNIGNVYHGLGDRQRALNYYEQALPIRREVGDRGGEASTLNNIGHVYDGLGDRQRALDYFGQALPIMQEAGDRGGEATALNNIGHVYDGLGDRRRALDYYGQALPIVREVGDRGGEASALNNIGHAYDGLGDRPRAVAYYGQALTIVREVGDRAGEATALNNIGGVYAELGEHQRALDYFGQVLPIVREVGDRAGEAAALNNIGSVNDRMGDRRRALDYYGQALPILREVGLRAGVAATLNNIGGVYAGLGDRQRALDYFGQALPIRREVGDRAGEAVTRFSTAMVYRELGELDRAVAELEQVVELDRLVGHPDLESDTAVLERVRQEQAGSIPGPR
- a CDS encoding SRPBCC domain-containing protein, which produces MTDTTTQVYRVWIKTAPEKIWAAITEPEWTQKYGYAAPAYYELKPGGAYRSEATEEMREFGRQNGFPIPDTIVDGEVLESDPPRLLVQTWRMLMDPTTAAEPFTKLTYLIEELKSQPGVCRLTITHELVDAPATATMVAGSPLDEAGGGGWAWVLSDLKSLLETGSPLSAA
- a CDS encoding DNA-directed RNA polymerase II, giving the protein MSEQPQWPERTLNMPPQDPWAEQPTARTVPQSPSAPPAQAAPPSPFSSGRASVNPRPRTQQFAAEHEPTGTGWPGAEAPQERHPLGWHVRQLRRGGEWSFAGLLFAFVCWGIWALSSDGDLTTPIVVFIVSVLVAAGLFALSRLVGRVVLERQFGRVRHTARGSHMMAGLFLVGVGIAHLRQTQWVMTAFNWVVDLFR
- a CDS encoding LapA family protein — translated: MAYPPEDRPAAAPDAGAPPPPPPLPAELAGTLAGLEGAGEAPPPRRPDSSVPRTRTSAVWFGVWAGAIALILLIIFVAQNTGNVRLSFLWLDGQISLALAMLIAGVCGAFVAMAVASVRIIQLRRLVRRR